From the genome of Malus domestica chromosome 04, GDT2T_hap1, one region includes:
- the LOC103444754 gene encoding uncharacterized protein encodes MPSPPCSREASGRSCLHGCCLHGGASSSSTYGASSTPKSTEKVNMFRYDFTLAISSSLHPNTQFTNHESLPSLHEAFSSFTKSFPQFYQTDQSDLIRAHQYYHLTLSNHVCFDYIGHCLFSYSQSQQQTQYNSSSSQIPSTSSSPPPPQLLHSQEPLFFDISYKSVNLHTQVLYGGQESELELQMRKRIMDYMNISESDYSMVFTANQSSAFKLLADSYPFRNNPSLLTVYDYKNEAVDVMKESSKKKGGRIMSAEFSWPNMRIQSRKLRRRIGNGNQTRKKQRGLFVFPLQSRVTGVRYSYMWMSIAQENGWHVLLDACSLGPKDMDSLGLSLFKPDFLICSFFKVFGENPSGFGCLFVKKSSASVLKDPTFASSTGIVSLVPASKRSEFSEEYSIYMDMETDRKQSEFEASKSHESEEVSLKKKEHLVSEITEFDGEESDQSVKSDNSAITCKGLDHADSLGLVLISRRARYLINWLVNALMSLQHPHSQYGHQLVRIYGPKIEFDRGPSLAFNVFDWKGEKIDPLIVQKLADRNNISLSYGILNHILFSDKHEQERETKLEKCTSDQVEGSSSEGISVLTAALGLLTNFEDIYRLWVFVSRFLDADFVEKERWRYMALNQRTVEI; translated from the coding sequence ATGCCCTCACCACCTTGCAGTAGAGAAGCCTCGGGGAGGAGCTGCTTACATGGTTGCTGCTTACACGGTGGAGCTTCATCCTCCTCCACCTATGGTGCTTCTTCAACTCCCAAATCAACAGAGAAAGTCAACATGTTCAGGTATGACTTCACACTTGCCATATCTTCTTCTCTCCACCCAAATACCCAATTCACCAATCACGAGTCCCTCCCTTCCCTCCATGAAGCCTTCTCTTCCTTCACCAAATCATTCCCACAATTTTACCAGACTGACCAATCTGACCTCATCAGAGCCCATCAATATTACCATCTCACCCTCTCCAACCATGTCTGCTTTGATTACATTGGACATTGCCTCTTCTCTTACTCTCAGTCTCAGCAACAAACACAATATAATTCCTCATCGTCTCAAATCCCTTCAACTTCCTcttcccctcctcctcctcagttGCTTCACTCCCAAGAACCATTGTTTTTCGACATTTCGTACAAGTCGGTAAACTTGCACACCCAAGTTTTGTATGGAGGGCAAGAATCAGAATTGGAGCTTCAAATGAGGAAAAGAATAATGGATTATATGAACATCTCCGAAAGCGATTACTCCATGGTTTTCACTGCCAATCAGTCATCCGCTTTCAAGCTTCTAGCCGACTCGTATCCCTTTCGCAACAATCCAAGTCTTTTGACTGTTTATGACTACAAGAATGAGGCAGTGGATGTGATGAAGGAGAGCTCAAAAAAGAAGGGAGGACGGATCATGTCCGCAGAGTTCTCATGGCCTAACATGAGAATTCAGTCGCGAAAATTGAGAAGACGGATTGGGAATGGTAACCAGACGAGGAAAAAGCAACGGGGGCTGTTTGTTTTCCCACTTCAATCGAGAGTGACAGGAGTGCGGTATTCGTATATGTGGATGAGCATAGCGCAGGAGAATGGTTGGCATGTTTTGCTTGATGCATGTTCATTGGGGCCCAAGGACATGGACAGTTTAGGCCTCTCACTCTTTAAGCCTGATTTTCTCATTTGCTCTTTCTTCAAAGTTTTTGGGGAAAACCCATCAGGGTTTGGTTGCCTGTTCGTCAAGAAATCCAGTGCCTCGGTCTTAAAGGATCCAACATTTGCTTCAAGTACAGGAATTGTGAGCCTTGTCCCGGCGTCAAAACGATCTGAATTTTCCGAGGAGTACTCAATTTATATGGACATGGAAACTGATCGAAAACAGTCCGAATTTGAAGCCTCGAAGTCCCATGAAAGCGAAGAAGTCTCCCTAAAGAAGAAGGAACATTTAGTTTCAGAAATTACGGAATTCGACGGAGAAGAATCCGATCAGTCTGTCAAATCAGATAACTCAGCGATCACATGCAAGGGCTTGGATCATGCCGATTCATTAGGTCTAGTACTGATTAGCCGAAGAGCAAGGTACTTGATCAACTGGCTAGTGAATGCATTGATGAGCCTTCAACATCCGCACTCACAATACGGCCATCAATTGGTCAGAATCTATGGACCAAAGATAGAATTTGATCGGGGACCAAGCTTGGCATTCAATGTGTTTGACTGGAAAGGAGAAAAGATTGATCCGTTGATCGTGCAAAAGCTAGCTGATCGAAACAACATTTCACTGAGTTACGGGATTTTGAACCACATTTTGTTCTCGGACAAGCACGAGCAAGAGAGGGAAACAAAGTTGGAGAAATGTACAAGTGATCAAGTGGAAGGAAGCAGTAGTGAAGGGATATCTGTGCTGACCGCTGCATTAGGGCTTTTGACAAACTTTGAAGACATTTACAGGCTTTGGGTATTTGTTTCAAGGTTTTTGGATGCAGATTTTGTGGAGAAGGAGAGATGGAGATACATGGCTCTTAATCAAAGGACTGTTGAGATTTGA
- the LOC139194979 gene encoding uncharacterized protein, which yields MLWNGKALEPSEMHCKVQTWLHEFHKRHGPRKKTNMITGQPWKTPEYGWIKSNMDAAWDEQLEIGGVGIVITIQNDRWEFMATVSMRVEGIGSSLLAEIMAAREAMIFSQHQQTTHMEVEGDALMVTTTLQHEGLKDSSPFEHIIADTRHILNGFSQCKVTFGQRSTNKVARRLVRLGLGLDTLVAWFEEPPDVITDLLIEDSNHM from the coding sequence ATGTTGTGGAATGGAAAGGCTCTGGAGCCTTCGGAAATGCACTGTAAAGTGCAAACATGGCTACATGAATTCCATAAAAGGCATGGGCCGAGGAAGAAGACCAACATGATCACTGGGCAGCCATGGAAGACGCCAGAATATGGGTGGATTAAAAGTAATATGGATGCGGCATGGGATGAACAGTTAGAGATTGGAGGAGTGGGGATAGTGATCACTATACAGAACGATAGATGGGAATTCATGGCTACAGTATCAATGAGAGTTGAGGGAATTGGTTCTTCATTGTTGGCAGAGATTATGGCAGCAAGGGAAGCAATGATTTTTTCACAACATCAGCAGACTACACACATGGAAGTTGAAGGAGATGCTTTGATGGTGACCACGACACTTCAACATGAGGGCCTAAAGGATTCATCTCCTTTTGAGCACATTATTGCAGATACTAGACATATTTTAAATGGTTTTTCTCAGTGCAAGGTTACATTTGGCCAACGCTCGACTAACAAGGTGGCACGTAGGTTGGTTAGATTGGGTTTAGGCCTTGATACTCTGGTAGCTTGGTTCGAGGAACCTCCTGATGTAATAACAGACCTTTTAATTGAGGACAGTAATCATATGTAA